One Drosophila willistoni isolate 14030-0811.24 chromosome 2R unlocalized genomic scaffold, UCI_dwil_1.1 Seg167, whole genome shotgun sequence DNA segment encodes these proteins:
- the LOC6641858 gene encoding uncharacterized protein LOC6641858 isoform X2, with protein MDITGTGLHHAVSLGNIEVSTKATYSSHMDRSYDSEDEHTSRRRLRHTLSTELQPRTSVYSRGDIREQYCLTDRQLHSIEQRPRRERFFGCLSRRGQTQASSFLGGCVGRRVPSDENLAAYAPFEKYPRYQNSYTDTHELESSYFRRQPASILSTGKSSEPDLGGRYTWQAANNNTTTTNDYQVDHRATCCTAPLESFYQDILLRNYYVELCAPTSNPTPQPTSHTNQIANINVCSYHCPTYATMPTTQQQQQQQARTKHVSFARSHTLTSFDNVNAGFRSSGRIKSARSQERLIGGKKPIIATGSMYETLQPTGLQQPNQQLQQQQQQQAQQLNAASTGTTATAWLPPSVQLQACQHHHAPIHLHHQQLPDNMVGLIIPQALPVALPPPSPEVLIVEKKFRNAMKTQATQTMQVARQHGYNTQILALSPRPPHRIKVVSQGAQTNGLQNGKKLTKSLSEIPNGKETQQQHYQPGSIYPHEMIYRTQSQDVTPLQTLSDAQNNIMYYKPPPPLLDPHTYGLGMEHLNRNRSSMDQTAEYVNVNAAALALNESFDYESNSLPRRNCTSHARTETDYYSNSLPRHSEALHSHDICKHITECAELITDSVPLDFTRPHLLPPPSEYCKNEEEDEFQEEYYDDDEEDYAAKAPETTESYSSEVCLEQAQRRMSMVPQMIDSPFRRDDIRRQSMPVYGQTEKLIDGFGPRTSFRRKDKVSCFPETSNAAAAADDPGRLSPRDEEEIFIDFKPHVSPKPSPKIQIKHRKQHKAEIAMRKMQQQRMAQAAALTLPKLKPQPVEIEVRKVEHRPSENHPEYDEEEDDDDDEEDEDEEQEEEDEERQQQNDIDNEEEPLYENITPVAPITNLVDKRSQFRKRSVSLDDADHPSVNTMSLPPIIGGSPCRDDHEQQDLLNLANVSTYPSSDSLANDNTRDHSDGIWNESQVTVLTATEQRDISDGSYSSNLLLTPSTKRKNLLLQHQQRSSVDTDALDFEEQSPTYGLQTLPKIIKSPTPSITATSTTVRPAASTQSLAPLPAIAVTPSSLDISSHQQQQQQLLTSPLPKRSMMIPRGSVPDARQLMYMKQRQTDTMDYARSADISECSTNTDEYATCTDTSKRTPVSTHSSQLEKTHGGSSFESASSLYSMREDLLQHDEKEKEKEKRSQRIKSPLGSLNELSKRSPSHSVSSTTTSSVSMAKESPPQTVASTSTSQMKMTTAKGKGGDNLPKPKPDSISEDERSEVRYSSSGYYESPHEDDDDEDKEVVVTKMRRQRQEDERKRRKTSMKLDIEKENMRALTSPIKKSTVSQGIATKIQSPEQQQQSIEASVGGGSPSSKMKRFRPKIRRQLRKTSREDVLSNAAAVRRTRGTTTTAGSGTPPIIYGLSSATSGSGDTELLLDGSMTSTTTITAAASTTNAVATTTTTTTTTSASSISTVTQQEPLKKPHSCATPTALLSPKMPHSAASCTQSKSTSETCQLKAKSIESLRSVSPGSDSVFYSEADGNVAGGDHGHCLHCGKEMEQGKPPVTGDSVESIPYIEQEADIVKPPSDFADSPVITKTTQRLYKKMDKRFRSEERYHGERGRHYKSRQENIRAKSEERGRIPSLPNTPVLRPAGSSPCVLPDINTEQSQHIIYKGHYDAGRYTRLTDDDLWTQLDHQCFDRSRERRASTESEKGFHAKYQVILHRLVQRRCTLEMYHRQKHNNFRVDKTVVVKSDSGEFGFRIHGSKPVVVAAIEPETPAESSGLEVGDIIISVNGVQVLDKHHTEVVKIAHDGCEKLELQVARTIGVLMHEQLEPPSQPIFSGYLWRQSGQAKGAPNSKKWVRRWFSLRPDNCLYYYKTEEDSQPVGAMIMAKHTVDLCPIDIGKPFAFKVDAGEGIPMYVAADSDEMAQRWLNLLRQAASQDNQWLDKSARSLYQSPSSIIRPDCFGYLLKLGSRWCGWSKRYCVLKDACLYFYQDANSKSAFGMACLHGYKVASMSTNASGKKNSFEIIPPETKLRHYYFCTESEMDKKRWISALEYSIDRWIKSG; from the exons ATGGATATTACTGGCACTG GTTTACATCATGCTGTGTCATTGGGCAACATCGAGGTCTCCACGAAG GCGACTTATTCCAGTCACATGGATCGAAGTTATGATTCTGAAGATGAGCATACAAGTCGTCGAAGACTACGTCATACACTATCCACCGAGTTGCAGCCTCGCACGTCCGTCTATTCACGTGGCGATATAAGGGAACAG TACTGCCTTACTGATCGTCAGTTGCACAGCATTGAACAACGTCCTCGCCGTGAACGCTTTTTTGGCTGCCTATCGAGACGTGGCCAGACACAAGCTTCAAGTTTTTTGGGTGGCTGTGTGGGTCGTAGGGTCCCATCCGATGAGAATTTGGCTGCCTATGCGCCATTTGAGAAATATCCACG ATATCAAAACAGTTATACAGACACTCACGAATTGGAAAGTTCCTATTTTCGCCGTCAGCCAGCTTCAATATTAAGTACTGGTAAATCTAGTGAACCTGATTTGGGTGGACGTTATACCTGGCAGGCGGCTAATAATAATACTACTACGACTAACGACTATCAAGTGGACCACAG GGCAACTTGTTGTACAGCACCACTTGAATCCTTTTACCAGGATATATTGCTACGGAATTATTATGTCGAGCTATGCGCTCCAACTTCAAATCCTACACCACAACCAACATCACACACCAATCAAATCGCTAATATAAATGTTTG CTCGTATCACTGCCCCACATATGCCACAATGCCGACGacgcaacagcaacaacagcaacaggcgAG AACCAAACATGTGAGCTTTGCCCGTTCGCACACTTTGACGAGTTTTGATAATGTGAATGCTGGATTTCGTTCCTCGGGTCGCATAAAGTCGGCGCGCAGTCAAGAGCGTTTAATTGGCGGGAAAAAGCCCATTATAGCCACAGGGTCGATGTACGAAACACTGCAGCCAACGGGCTTGCAACAACCAAaccaacaactgcaacaacaacagcaacagcaggcaCAACAACTGAACGCAGCATCTACGGGGACCACTGCCACGGCTTGGTTGCCACCCTCCGTTCAATTGCAGGcatgtcaacatcatcatgcACCCATTCACCTGCACCATCAGCAGTTGCCAG ACAACATGGTGGGCTTGATTATACCACAAGCATTGCCTGTGGCTTTACCTCCACCAAGTCCGGAGGTTCTGATTGTGGAGAAAAAGTTTCGCAATGCCATGAAAACTCAGGCCACTCAAACAATGCAAGTGGCCAGACAACATGGGTATAATACACAGATTTTGGCGCTTAGTCCACGACCACCGCATCGCATTAAGGTGGTCTCGCAAGGAGCCCAAACAAATGGTCTGCAGAATGGCAAAAAGCTAACCAAAAGTCTATCAGAAATACCGAATGGCAAAGAGACACAACAGCAACACTATCAGCCGGG TTCCATTTACCCCCATGAGATGATATATCGTACTCAATCGCAAGATGTTACACCATTGCAAACACTTTCGGATGCCCAGAATAATATTATGTACTATAAGCCACCGCCTCCATTGCTTGATCCTCACACTTATGGTCTTGGCATGGAGCATTTAAATCGCAATCGTTCCTCAATGGATCAAACGGCAGAGTATGTGAATGTCAATGCAGCCGCCTTGGCtctaaatgaaagttttgacTATGAGAGCAATAGTTTACCGCGTCGTAATTGCACTTCACATGCTCGAACCGAAACGGATTACTATTCAAATAGTTTGCCACGTCATTCAGAAGCTTTGCATTCCCATGACATTTGCAAACATATAACAGAATGCGCTGAACTCATAACGGATAGTGTGCCATTGGATTTCACTAGGCCACATTTATTGCCGCCACCGAGTGAGTATTGCAAAAATGAAGAGGAGGATGAGTTTCAAGAGGAATACTATGACGATGATGAGGAAGACTATGCGGCAAAGGCACCTGAAACTACAGAAAGTTATAGTTCGGAGGTATGTTTGGAGCAGGCGCAACGACGCATGTCTATGGTACCTCAGATGATAGATTCACCGTTTCGTCGCGATGACATTAGACGTCAGTCGATGCCTGTTTATGGGCAGACCGAGAAACTAATCGACGGTTTTGGGCCACGCACCTCTTTTCGACGTAAGGACAAGGTCAGTTGTTTTCCTGAAACCTccaacgccgccgccgccgctgatgaCCCTGGCAGATTGTCACCCAGAGATGAGGAAGagatttttattgatttcaaaCCACATGTGTCACCAAAGCCAAGTCCCAAGATACAAATAAAGCATCGTAAGCAGCATAAGGCTGAGATAGCCATGCGTAAGATGCAACAACAGAGAATGGCTCAGGCGGCGGCTTTAACTTTGCCAAAACTTAAGCCACAGCCAGTTGAAATTGAGGTTAGAAAAGTTGAGCATAGGCCAAGCGAAAATCATCCTGAATACGACGAAGAggaggacgacgacgacgacgaagaagATGAAGACGAAGAACAGGAAGAGGAAGACGAGGAGCGTCAACAGCAAAATGATATAGACAATGAGGAAGAACCTCTGTATGAAAATATAACTCCAGTAGCACCAATAACAAATTTGGTAGACAAACGCTCACAATTTCGCAAACGTTCGGTTAGCCTAGATGATGCCGATCATCCATCTGTTAATACCATGTCTCTGCCGCCCATAATAGGCGGCAGTCCTTGCCGCGATGACCACGAGCAACAGGACTTGCTTAATCTGGCCAATGTATCAACTTATCCATCCTCAGATTCACTGGCCAATGACAATACACGCGATCATTCCGATGGCATATGGAATGAATCGCAGGTTACTGTCTTGACGGCCACCGAACAACGAGATATATCCGATGGTTCATATAGTTCCAATCTGCTATTGACACCATCGACCAAACGTAAGAATTTACTTTTGCAACACCAGCAAAGAAGTTCCGTGGATACAGATGCTTTGGACTTTGAGGAACAG AGCCCCACTTATGGTCTACAAACACTGCCCAAAATTATTAAGAGCCCAACACCAAGTATTACAGCAACTAGCACCACCGTGAGGCCAGCAGCATCCACTCAATCTTTGGCACCACTGCCAGCTATAGCCGTAACGCCATCATCGCTGGACATATCGTcccatcagcaacagcagcagcagctgttaACTTCTCCTTTGCCAAAACGTAGTATGATGATCCCACGCGGATCAGTGCCCGATGCACGGCAATTGATGTATATGAAGCAACG TCAAACAGATACCATGGATTATGCACGTAGTGCTGATATATCGGAATGTAGCACTAACACAGATGAGTATGCCACATGCACGGATACATCGAAACGTACTCCAG TGTCCACTCACAGCTCACAATTGGAGAAAACTCACGGCGGTAGCTCATTTGAAAGCGCCAGTTCCTTATATTCTATGCGTGAGGATTTACTACAACACGATGAGAAAGAAAAGGAGAAAGAGAAGCGATCCCAACGCATAAAATCTCCATTGGGCTCTTTGAATGAATTGTCAAAGAGATCACCATCACACTCTGTAAGCAGTACGACAACGTCTTCTGTATCTATGGCCAAGGAAAGTCCTCCGCAAACTGTAGCCAGCACTTCCACGAGCCAAATGAAAATGACTACAGCCAAGGGAAAGGGTGGCGATAATTTGCCTAAACCAAAGCCAGATTCCATTTCCGAAGATGAGCGCAGCGAAGTGCGCTACTCATCCTCGGGTTACTATGAAAGTCCCCACgaagatgacgacgatgaggaTAAGGAAGTTGTGGTTACTAAAATGCGACGACAACGTCAAGAAGATGAACGTAAACGACGTAAAACTAGCATGAAATTGGATATCGAAAAGGAGAATATGCGTGCTCTAACCAGCCCCATTAAAAAGTCTACAGTCAGCCAGGGTATTGCAACCAAAATTCAATCGCccgaacagcaacaacaatccaTCGAGGCAAGTGTTGGTGGTGGTAGTCCCAGTAGTAAAATGAAACGTTTCCGTCCCAAAATACGACGACAATTGCGCAAGACATCACGGGAAGATGTTCTTTCGAATGCAGCGGCTGTGAGAAGAACTCGCGGCACTACAACAACGGCAGGTTCAGGTACACCACCCATTATCTATGGTCTAAGTAGTGCTACTAGTGGTAGTGGTGATACCGAACTACTTTTAGATGGCAGCATGACCTCAACTACAACTATAACAGCAGCTGCGTCTACCACTAATGCtgttgcaacaacaactacgaCTACAACAACCACTTCGGCTTCGTCGATAAGTACAGTGACACAACAAGAGCCCCTTAAGAAACCCCATAGCTGTGCCACTCCCACAGCTTTACTCTCGCCCAAGATGCCCCACTCGGCTGCAAGTTGCACCCAATCGAAATCGACATCGGAAACATGTCAACTAAAGGCCAAATCCATAGAGTCGCTCCGATCTGTTTCACCCGGTTCAGATTCAGTTTTCTACAGTGAAGCCGATGGCAATGTTGCCGGTGGCGATCATGGACATTGTCTGCATTGTGGCAAAGAGATGGAACAGGGTAAACCTCCAGTTACCGGGGATTCAGTTGAATCTATACCCTATATTGAGCAAGAGGCAGATATTGTAAAACCTCCATCGGACTTCGCCGACTCTCCAGTGATAACAAAAACCACTCAGCGATTGTATAAGAAAATGGACAAACGTTTTCGTTCCGAGGAGCGTTATCATGGCGAAAGGGGTAGACACTACAAGTCCAGGCAAGAGAACATAAGAGCCAAG AGCGAAGAACGCGGCCGCATTCCTAGTTTACCCAACACACCAGTTTTACGTCCTGCCGGCTCGAGTCCTTGTGTTCTGCCCGATATCAATACAGAACAAAGTCAACATATAATCTATAAGGGTCACTATGATGCTGGCCGCTATACACGTCTAACTGATGATGATTTGTGGACGcaattggatcatcaatgttTTG ATCGATCCCGCGAACGACGCGCTTCCACAGAATCGGAGAAAGGTTTCCATGCCAAATATCAAGTGATACTTCATCGTCTTGTGCAGCGTCGCTGCACTTTGGAAATGTATCATCGTCAGAAGCATAACAATTTTC GTGTGGATAAAACTGTTGTGGTGAAAAGTGATTCCGGTGAATTTGGTTTTCGTATACATGGTTCCAAGCCAGTGGTCGTTGCAGCCATTGAACCTGAAACTCCGGCAGAAAGTTCTGGCCTAGAAGTGGGTGATATTATTATATCGGTCAATGGAGTTCAAGTATTGGATAAACATCACACAGAAGTGGTTAAAATAGCCCACGATGGTTGTGAGAAATTGGAATTACAAGTGGCTCGTACAATTGGAGTTTTGATGCATGAACAATTGGAACCACCAAGTCAACCAATTTTCAGTGGTTACCTCTGGCGTCAGAGTGGACAAGCCAAGGGGGCACCCAATTCAAAAAAATGGGTGAGACGTTGGTTCTCACTGAGGCCAGACAATTGTCTCTATTACTACAAAACGGAAGAA gATTCCCAACCAGTGGGCGCCATGATTATGGCCAAACATACTGTAGATTTATGTCCCATTGATATAGGCAAACCATTTGCTTTCAAAGTCGATGCTGGCGAGGGTATACCCATGTATGTGGCAGCCGATTCCGATGAAATGGCTCAAAGATGGTTAAATCTTTTGCGTCAGGCGGCTTCACAGGATAATCAATGGTTGGATAAAAG TGCGCGTTCACTTTATCAGAGTCCATCGAGCATAATTCGGCCCGATTGCTTTGGCTATTTACTGAAATTGGGCTCAAGGTGGTGCGGTTGGTCGAAACGCTATTGTGTACTTAAGGATGCCTGCCTCTATTTTTATCAAGATGCAAATAGCAAAAGTGCATTCG GCATGGCCTGTCTACATGGCTATAAAGTGGCCTCAATGTCCACAAATGCATCGGGCAAAAAGAACTCTTTTGAGATAATACCACCAGAAACGAAATTACGTCATTATTATTTCTGTACCGAAAGCGAAATGGATAAAAAACG ATGGATATCTGCCTTGGAATACTCAATAGATCGTTGGATTAAATCTGGGTAA